The Arthrobacter sp. V1I7 genome includes a region encoding these proteins:
- a CDS encoding recombinase family protein, which translates to MAVIGYARVSTAEQNLDLQLTALKSAGAARTFSDYGVSGSTVERPQLSRALDRLEAGDVLTVWKLDRLGRNTRHVLDIIENIRERGAGFRSLTEGLDTTGPMGTAMLTIMAAFAQLERDTMIERTRAGLAAAAANNRHGGRPRKVDDAAAARARQLKGKGVSASDIGKMLGVSRATVYRYLL; encoded by the coding sequence ATGGCTGTAATCGGGTACGCAAGGGTTTCCACTGCGGAACAGAACCTCGATCTGCAGCTCACTGCACTCAAGTCAGCCGGCGCAGCCCGGACCTTTTCCGATTACGGCGTCAGCGGTTCCACGGTTGAACGCCCTCAGCTGTCCCGAGCTCTGGACCGGCTGGAGGCCGGCGACGTGCTCACCGTGTGGAAGCTCGACCGCCTGGGCCGGAACACTAGGCACGTCCTGGACATCATCGAGAACATCCGGGAGAGGGGAGCAGGCTTCCGGTCCCTGACCGAAGGACTCGACACGACCGGGCCCATGGGCACCGCCATGCTGACGATCATGGCCGCGTTCGCGCAACTGGAGCGCGACACGATGATCGAACGCACGAGAGCCGGCCTCGCTGCCGCCGCAGCCAACAACCGCCACGGCGGAAGGCCCCGCAAAGTCGATGACGCGGCCGCTGCCCGGGCCAGACAACTCAAGGGCAAAGGGGTCAGTGCCTCCGACATTGGCAAGATGCTCGGAGTCTCCCGCGCCACGGTTTACCGGTACCTCCTATAG